The following proteins are co-located in the Nonlabens ponticola genome:
- a CDS encoding glycoside hydrolase family 3 N-terminal domain-containing protein — MHRIVLLILGVFAFAKANSQAALARQPLQAIEVQAQQQWVDSVYNSLTQEEKIGQLFMVDLFSNKGTAHINKVRELVKKQKIGGIIFSKGGPMQQAALTNELQAVSKTPMLIAMDAEWGLAMRLDSVHAFPWNMTLGASQTERSSYEVGERIGEHCKRLGVHINFAPDVDINTNPKNPIIGNRSFGEDRGNVTSKAYAFMQGMQSTGTLACAKHFPGHGDTDQDSHKTLPTVKFTAQRIDSVELYPYRKLINNGLASVMVAHLNIPSLESRSGYPTSISKKVVTGMLKEQLDFKGLIFTDALNMKGASNYSEPGAIDLAAFKAGNDVLLISEDIPKSIKLINKAILDGDVTKDRLEHSVKKILMTKYKVGLANYQPIDTVNLVSDLNQEIDEVVHERAMASSITLLKNQDSLLPIKNLETKKIAYVKVGDDDGSMFFKELKRYTQVDQLSGSNATILNRAQQYNTIIIGAHRSNATPWKSYTLKKSELELIKQLAQQNVVILDLFLRPYMLEQLTGIESIEAVLMSYQNSEWSQKISAQMIFGAREIEGRLPVSSGEFKVGAGIDVTSINRLSYGHTPSSVGMNGSMLNKIDSIANLTIEEKGAPGMQIVVARKGKVIFDKNYGHLDYSMNTPVKDDNIYDVASVTKILATLPLVMELEERQVMSLESTIGSLLPKYANTNKDTLTVKQILSHVAQLQAWIPFYRYTLDSITNEPLDNLYAKSRRKDFQTEIADHFYARSIVSDTMLNRIVSSDLREREGYKYSDLPYYMMKDYVESYYSKDLNELTQDHFYQSMGMNHTGYLPLKRFPKIQIAPTENDTLFRRQLVHGYVHDQGAAMQGGIGGHAGLFSTANDVAKIMQMYLQKGTYGGKRYFKEETFDKFNFQYYADDDVRRGVGFDKPSIDGTVGNTCNCLSNKSFGHSGFTGAYTWADPEEELVYVFLANRVHPDASNRYLIKEDIRTKIQQIIYDAIIE, encoded by the coding sequence ATGCATAGAATAGTATTGTTGATTTTAGGGGTTTTTGCTTTCGCGAAAGCAAACTCTCAAGCAGCACTTGCAAGACAACCACTACAGGCCATAGAAGTTCAAGCCCAACAACAATGGGTCGACAGCGTGTACAACAGCTTGACGCAAGAGGAGAAAATAGGCCAATTGTTTATGGTGGATTTATTCTCCAATAAAGGAACAGCGCATATCAACAAAGTGCGCGAACTGGTCAAGAAGCAAAAAATAGGCGGCATCATATTCTCAAAAGGTGGCCCTATGCAACAAGCTGCTTTAACAAATGAATTACAGGCAGTCTCTAAAACGCCCATGCTCATTGCTATGGATGCCGAATGGGGTCTTGCGATGAGATTGGATAGCGTACACGCCTTTCCCTGGAATATGACCCTAGGTGCATCTCAAACTGAAAGAAGCAGCTATGAAGTAGGCGAGCGTATTGGCGAACATTGTAAAAGGCTAGGAGTTCATATCAATTTTGCTCCTGACGTGGATATCAATACAAATCCTAAGAATCCGATTATTGGGAACCGTAGTTTTGGCGAGGATCGTGGCAATGTAACGAGCAAGGCTTATGCATTTATGCAAGGCATGCAAAGTACAGGAACACTGGCGTGTGCAAAGCATTTCCCAGGTCACGGCGATACAGATCAAGATAGTCATAAAACATTACCGACAGTCAAATTCACTGCGCAGCGCATTGATAGTGTAGAGCTTTATCCTTATAGAAAACTGATCAATAATGGTCTAGCTAGTGTGATGGTGGCGCATTTGAATATTCCAAGCCTAGAAAGCAGATCTGGTTATCCTACCAGTATCAGCAAGAAAGTAGTGACTGGAATGCTCAAAGAACAATTGGATTTTAAAGGTTTGATTTTTACAGATGCTCTCAATATGAAAGGCGCTAGTAATTACAGTGAACCTGGAGCTATTGATTTGGCAGCTTTTAAAGCAGGTAATGATGTGCTATTAATTTCTGAGGATATCCCAAAGTCCATTAAGCTGATTAATAAAGCCATCCTTGACGGTGACGTTACTAAGGATCGCCTAGAGCATAGTGTGAAGAAAATATTGATGACCAAATACAAAGTAGGTCTAGCTAATTATCAGCCAATTGACACTGTAAATTTGGTGAGTGATCTCAATCAAGAAATCGACGAGGTAGTTCACGAGCGAGCCATGGCTAGCAGTATCACGTTGCTAAAAAATCAAGATTCATTACTACCTATTAAAAATCTAGAGACTAAAAAAATTGCTTATGTCAAAGTAGGTGATGATGATGGATCTATGTTTTTCAAGGAATTGAAGCGTTACACTCAAGTTGATCAGCTTTCAGGAAGTAACGCCACCATTCTCAATCGCGCTCAACAGTATAATACTATTATCATTGGTGCTCATCGCAGTAATGCAACACCTTGGAAATCATACACACTCAAAAAATCAGAACTTGAACTGATCAAACAACTTGCACAGCAAAATGTCGTCATTCTTGACTTATTTTTGCGACCATATATGCTTGAACAACTTACTGGTATTGAGTCCATAGAAGCTGTCTTGATGTCTTATCAAAATAGCGAGTGGAGCCAGAAGATAAGTGCTCAAATGATTTTTGGTGCTCGTGAGATAGAAGGTAGATTACCCGTAAGCTCTGGTGAGTTTAAAGTAGGTGCTGGAATCGACGTGACCTCTATCAATAGACTTTCTTATGGTCACACGCCCAGTAGTGTAGGTATGAATGGATCAATGCTTAATAAAATTGATTCTATCGCAAACCTTACTATTGAAGAAAAAGGTGCGCCAGGCATGCAAATCGTTGTGGCGCGTAAGGGAAAAGTAATTTTTGATAAAAATTATGGCCATCTGGATTACAGTATGAATACGCCCGTAAAAGATGATAATATTTATGATGTAGCATCGGTAACTAAAATACTGGCCACATTACCGCTGGTCATGGAATTAGAAGAGCGGCAAGTAATGAGTCTTGAGTCAACCATAGGTAGTTTGCTTCCTAAATATGCTAATACCAATAAAGACACGCTAACGGTAAAGCAAATCCTTTCTCACGTGGCACAATTGCAAGCCTGGATACCTTTTTACAGGTATACGCTTGATTCTATTACCAATGAGCCATTGGACAACCTTTATGCAAAATCTAGAAGAAAAGACTTTCAAACCGAAATAGCTGACCATTTCTATGCTCGATCTATTGTGAGCGACACCATGCTCAATCGTATTGTATCAAGCGATTTGCGGGAACGTGAAGGATACAAATACAGCGATTTGCCTTATTACATGATGAAAGATTATGTGGAAAGCTATTATTCTAAAGATCTGAATGAATTAACCCAGGACCATTTTTACCAATCCATGGGAATGAATCATACAGGTTATTTGCCATTAAAGAGATTTCCTAAAATTCAAATCGCACCTACTGAGAATGACACGCTATTTCGCAGGCAATTAGTGCACGGTTATGTCCACGATCAAGGTGCTGCCATGCAAGGTGGCATAGGTGGTCATGCAGGATTATTTAGTACTGCAAATGATGTTGCCAAAATCATGCAGATGTACCTTCAAAAAGGAACTTACGGTGGTAAGCGATATTTTAAAGAAGAGACGTTTGATAAGTTCAATTTTCAATATTACGCTGATGACGATGTACGTCGCGGCGTCGGTTTTGACAAGCCGTCGATTGACGGCACTGTAGGCAATACCTGTAACTGTTTAAGTAATAAAAGCTTTGGTCACAGTGGTTTTACAGGCGCCTACACATGGGCAGATCCTGAAGAGGAACTAGTTTACGTTTTCCTGGCAAACCGTGTTCATCCAGATGCCAGCAATCGGTATTTGATTAAGGAAGATATCAGGACTAAAATTCAGCAAATAATCTATGATGCGATCATTGAGTAA
- a CDS encoding LNS2 domain-containing protein, translated as MSDNNFIETKAEDGSLISPVLADGVKNYLIDIDGTVTEDVPNEEPERMETCEPFPDALETLNGWYDNGHKICFFTSRTEEHREVTENWLNKHGFKFHSLLMGKPRGGNYHWIDNHMVRATRYKGEFTDLVEKKATIEVFKD; from the coding sequence ATGAGCGACAACAATTTTATAGAAACCAAAGCAGAAGATGGATCGCTGATAAGTCCCGTACTTGCTGATGGCGTAAAAAATTATTTGATTGATATAGATGGTACCGTAACTGAAGATGTACCTAACGAAGAGCCAGAACGCATGGAGACCTGCGAGCCTTTTCCTGATGCCTTAGAAACCTTGAACGGTTGGTACGACAATGGTCACAAGATTTGTTTCTTTACATCAAGAACTGAGGAGCATCGAGAAGTGACCGAAAACTGGTTGAACAAACACGGTTTTAAATTTCACAGTCTATTGATGGGAAAGCCTCGCGGCGGCAATTACCACTGGATTGATAATCATATGGTGCGTGCCACTAGATATAAAGGCGAGTTCACAGATCTCGTCGAGAAAAAAGCAACCATTGAGGTGTTTAAGGATTAA
- a CDS encoding ABC transporter ATPase — MLTDFKELPDDARVWIYQANRTISDEELSTLKKELDAFLEQWTAHGQDLQAAYDLPYNRFIVIGLDQSSAQATGCSIDASVHFIQAVEKKYNVDLMDKMNVSFKNGEYVAYKDLADFRKMAKAKSVSAKTIVFNNLVQTVGEYKDHWEVPASESWHARFF; from the coding sequence ATGCTCACAGATTTTAAAGAATTACCAGACGATGCACGAGTATGGATCTATCAAGCAAATAGAACCATAAGCGATGAGGAGTTATCGACACTTAAGAAAGAGCTCGATGCCTTTCTGGAGCAATGGACAGCGCACGGTCAAGATTTGCAAGCCGCTTATGATTTGCCATACAACCGTTTTATTGTGATAGGATTGGATCAATCAAGTGCTCAAGCGACTGGTTGTAGCATTGATGCATCAGTGCACTTTATTCAAGCCGTCGAGAAGAAGTATAACGTTGATCTTATGGATAAGATGAATGTAAGTTTTAAGAATGGCGAGTATGTCGCCTACAAGGATCTAGCAGACTTCCGCAAGATGGCTAAGGCAAAGTCGGTTAGTGCAAAAACTATTGTATTTAACAATTTAGTACAAACCGTAGGCGAGTATAAAGATCACTGGGAAGTTCCAGCAAGTGAAAGCTGGCATGCGCGATTTTTCTAG
- a CDS encoding MlaD family protein encodes MKFTKEIKVGLLTVAAIALFIFGYSFLKGRNLLRADRSFYAVYNNVEGLTKSAPVTINGLIVGNIDDISFLDSRGRLLVKFHVDESFKFSKESSATVYSTGLIGGKALAIVPDFESDSRLAQPGDTLSSKTDAGIEGQIMDEFLPLKDKIENMIVSADSVLTNVNRTLNPNTRKAITQSLEEVNRTLVEIRQLSNQANGFLANNEQELSNTIKNLDRTTENFAGISDELSKVEIAAVVADLETSIGKFNGLLDDVSSGEGSLGKLMTDDALYTNLERATRQAEMLLQDIKLNPKRYVNVSVFGKKQEEYVQPDNRNQ; translated from the coding sequence ATGAAATTCACAAAAGAAATTAAAGTAGGACTACTCACGGTAGCAGCAATCGCATTATTCATTTTTGGCTACAGCTTCCTTAAAGGGCGCAACTTATTGAGAGCAGATCGCTCTTTTTATGCCGTTTATAATAATGTAGAAGGCCTTACTAAATCTGCACCTGTAACCATCAATGGTCTTATAGTTGGTAATATCGATGACATATCGTTTCTAGATAGTCGTGGTAGACTATTGGTAAAATTTCATGTAGATGAATCATTTAAATTTTCCAAGGAAAGTTCCGCAACGGTTTACAGCACTGGACTTATAGGTGGTAAGGCACTTGCCATTGTTCCAGATTTTGAATCTGATAGTAGATTGGCACAACCAGGTGATACCTTGAGCTCAAAAACAGATGCCGGTATTGAAGGGCAAATCATGGATGAATTCTTACCGCTCAAGGATAAGATAGAAAACATGATCGTCAGTGCAGATTCAGTTCTTACAAATGTCAACAGGACACTCAATCCTAATACACGTAAGGCGATTACACAAAGTCTAGAAGAGGTCAATCGCACGCTGGTAGAGATAAGACAATTATCTAATCAAGCAAATGGTTTCCTGGCTAACAACGAGCAGGAATTGAGCAATACCATTAAGAATCTTGATCGTACTACAGAGAATTTTGCAGGAATATCTGACGAGCTTTCTAAAGTAGAGATAGCAGCAGTAGTGGCAGACCTAGAAACATCCATCGGTAAATTCAATGGCTTGCTGGATGATGTGAGTAGTGGTGAAGGCTCGTTAGGTAAGCTCATGACTGACGACGCATTGTACACAAACCTAGAACGTGCCACTCGTCAAGCAGAAATGTTGCTGCAAGACATCAAATTAAACCCTAAGAGATACGTGAACGTTTCTGTCTTTGGTAAAAAGCAGGAAGAATACGTACAACCAGACAACCGTAACCAGTAA
- the bshA gene encoding N-acetyl-alpha-D-glucosaminyl L-malate synthase BshA has translation MKIAIVCYPTFGGSGVVATMLGTALAHRGHEVHFVTYKMPVRLELLSHQIYFHEVDVEEYPLFHYQPYDLALSSKLVNVVQEYGIDVLHVHYAIPHAYAGYMAQQMLKEQNIHLPMVTTLHGTDITLVGNHPVYKPSVTFSINNSDVVTSVSASLRQDTLDLFDITKEINVVPNFIDMSLYKTEFDNCDRSFMAFPQERIITHISNMRPVKRIKDVVKIFELIEKEVPSILVMVGDGTDRAEAEEYARKKNLQLKIKWLGNSTEIDRILCFSDLFLLPSEKESFGLAALEAMANHTPVISTNTGGLPEVNDHGVTGYTSDVGNVQEMAQHAISILKDDDVLEKFKNSAFAKAKQFDIQLIIPQYEELYQSLISNS, from the coding sequence ATGAAAATTGCGATTGTTTGTTATCCAACATTTGGCGGTAGTGGTGTAGTAGCAACCATGCTGGGAACGGCTCTCGCTCATCGTGGTCACGAGGTACATTTTGTCACTTACAAAATGCCTGTACGTCTTGAGCTGTTGAGTCATCAGATCTACTTTCATGAGGTTGATGTAGAGGAATATCCGTTATTTCATTACCAGCCGTATGATCTTGCCTTGAGTAGTAAGTTGGTCAATGTGGTACAGGAATATGGGATTGATGTGTTGCACGTGCATTATGCTATACCACATGCTTATGCAGGTTACATGGCGCAGCAAATGTTGAAGGAGCAAAATATCCATCTACCTATGGTGACCACCTTGCATGGCACAGATATTACTCTTGTAGGTAATCATCCAGTTTATAAACCCTCGGTAACCTTTAGTATCAATAATAGCGATGTGGTTACTTCGGTATCTGCTAGTTTGCGACAGGACACTCTTGACTTATTTGACATTACCAAAGAAATCAATGTCGTTCCCAACTTCATCGATATGTCGCTTTACAAGACAGAGTTTGATAATTGCGATCGATCTTTTATGGCATTCCCACAAGAACGTATCATCACTCACATCAGTAATATGCGACCTGTAAAACGCATTAAAGATGTTGTCAAGATCTTTGAACTTATTGAGAAAGAAGTACCTAGTATTCTAGTAATGGTAGGCGACGGCACAGACCGCGCAGAAGCAGAAGAGTACGCACGCAAGAAAAATCTACAGCTCAAAATCAAATGGCTGGGTAATAGTACAGAGATTGACCGCATCTTGTGTTTTTCTGATCTATTCCTGTTGCCATCTGAGAAGGAAAGCTTTGGTCTCGCTGCGCTTGAAGCCATGGCGAACCATACGCCAGTGATCTCGACCAATACTGGTGGATTACCTGAGGTGAATGACCATGGCGTGACTGGATACACGAGTGATGTGGGAAACGTCCAAGAAATGGCGCAACATGCCATTAGTATTCTCAAGGATGATGATGTGTTAGAGAAATTTAAGAATTCCGCTTTCGCGAAAGCAAAACAATTTGACATTCAATTAATTATACCACAATATGAAGAATTATACCAAAGCCTTATTAGCAATAGTTAG
- a CDS encoding (Fe-S)-binding protein has protein sequence MEYLPMIVFAILLIGMVGFFTRNIRRMIRNVKLGREVDRSDNKGERWAQTARIALGQSKMVRRPIAGILHFVVYVGFVIINIEVLEIIIDGLTGQHRIFAPFLGGLYDVLIATFEILAFLVLATVIIFWIRRNVMNIRRFLARELKGWPKNDANYILYFEVVLMLLFLTMNAADLAIQQGVAAGQFTSEAATHYVQAGSFPISSWITPLFDGMSFDTLHLIERACWWAHIVGILIFLNYLYWSKHLHIMLAFPNVYFAKLTPKGQFTNMEAVTAEVKLMMDPNADPFAAPDPVAADEEPASLGASDIFDLNQVQLLNAYTCTECGRCTAECPANITGKKLSPRKIMMDTRDRLEDVGEIINKKGKFEDDGKKLLNDYISVEELWACTTCNACVEACPIGIDPLSIIMDMRRYLVLENSAAPTELNVTMSNIENNGAPWPYNQQDRLNWANEL, from the coding sequence ATGGAGTACCTACCAATGATCGTTTTTGCCATACTACTTATAGGTATGGTAGGTTTTTTTACAAGAAACATACGCAGGATGATACGCAACGTCAAGTTGGGTAGAGAAGTAGATCGATCGGATAATAAGGGTGAACGCTGGGCACAAACTGCTCGCATCGCATTAGGGCAATCAAAAATGGTACGCAGGCCTATCGCTGGAATCCTGCACTTCGTGGTCTATGTAGGTTTTGTAATCATTAATATTGAAGTGCTTGAAATCATCATCGATGGTTTAACGGGCCAGCACAGGATTTTCGCACCATTTTTGGGTGGTCTTTATGATGTATTGATCGCGACCTTTGAAATATTGGCTTTCCTAGTTCTGGCTACCGTAATTATTTTCTGGATACGCAGGAACGTGATGAATATCAGACGTTTTCTAGCTCGTGAACTTAAAGGTTGGCCTAAAAACGATGCCAATTATATTCTTTACTTTGAAGTGGTATTGATGTTGCTGTTCCTTACCATGAATGCCGCAGATCTTGCGATCCAGCAAGGCGTCGCAGCTGGACAGTTTACTAGCGAGGCAGCAACTCATTACGTACAGGCCGGTAGTTTCCCCATTAGTTCATGGATTACTCCATTATTTGATGGTATGAGCTTTGACACGCTGCATTTAATTGAGCGTGCATGCTGGTGGGCACACATTGTAGGTATCTTGATTTTCTTGAACTATTTATATTGGTCAAAGCACTTGCACATCATGCTTGCTTTTCCCAATGTGTATTTTGCAAAACTCACACCTAAAGGTCAGTTTACTAACATGGAGGCCGTTACTGCCGAGGTAAAGCTCATGATGGATCCTAATGCAGATCCTTTTGCCGCACCAGATCCTGTGGCGGCAGATGAAGAACCAGCATCCCTAGGAGCTAGCGATATATTTGACTTGAATCAAGTACAGTTGCTCAACGCATACACTTGTACAGAGTGCGGTCGTTGTACTGCAGAATGTCCTGCAAATATTACCGGTAAGAAATTGAGTCCACGTAAAATCATGATGGACACGCGTGATCGACTAGAAGATGTAGGAGAAATCATAAATAAGAAAGGCAAGTTTGAGGATGATGGTAAAAAATTGTTGAATGATTACATAAGCGTTGAAGAACTTTGGGCATGTACTACATGTAATGCCTGTGTCGAGGCCTGTCCTATAGGTATCGATCCATTGAGTATCATTATGGACATGAGACGTTATCTAGTATTAGAAAACAGCGCAGCACCTACAGAGCTTAACGTTACCATGAGTAACATCGAGAACAACGGCGCACCATGGCCGTACAATCAACAAGACCGTTTAAACTGGGCAAACGAATTATAA
- a CDS encoding N-acetylmuramoyl-L-alanine amidase yields MRTNIFFFIAFITAMASTAAAVDSNLNPPDGMAKFVVVLDAGHGGDDGGNSHHGVYEKNVALKAVLAVGKKLEAHGGFEVIYTRKTDVFIPLNKRADIANKAKADLFVSIHCNSFHKSQANGNETWVLGLTKSKDNLDVVMRENNVILLEENYEENYKGYDPNDPSAYVTSLLTQEQFMEDSIELAAMIQGNFAQNVKRVNRGVKQNWFVVLLKSYMPSVLIEIGFLSNPSERDYLTSKKGHDAVVKSIYDGILKYRETRDVNLSTVSDGNTSGVAVDPVSNDAIYKVQIAAGSKAIAAKSYNFNKLPEISRVKSGNIYRYYSGSFDSLEKANDLRAKAIKKGYKTAFIVVVENGVYSRL; encoded by the coding sequence ATGAGAACGAACATATTTTTCTTTATTGCCTTTATCACCGCAATGGCATCGACTGCTGCAGCTGTTGATTCTAATCTCAATCCACCGGATGGTATGGCAAAGTTTGTTGTGGTCCTTGATGCCGGACACGGCGGCGATGATGGCGGTAACTCACATCATGGTGTTTATGAGAAAAATGTCGCACTCAAGGCAGTACTAGCAGTAGGGAAAAAGCTGGAAGCTCATGGTGGTTTTGAGGTGATTTATACCCGCAAGACTGATGTTTTCATACCACTTAATAAACGTGCGGATATCGCCAATAAGGCAAAAGCAGATCTTTTTGTATCCATTCATTGTAACAGTTTTCATAAGAGTCAAGCAAATGGTAATGAGACGTGGGTTCTAGGACTAACTAAAAGTAAGGACAACCTTGATGTGGTGATGCGCGAGAACAATGTAATCCTACTAGAAGAAAATTATGAGGAGAACTATAAGGGTTATGATCCTAATGATCCATCAGCATATGTGACAAGCTTGTTAACTCAAGAACAGTTTATGGAAGATAGTATTGAACTGGCTGCCATGATCCAAGGCAATTTTGCTCAAAATGTAAAGCGAGTCAATCGTGGTGTAAAACAAAACTGGTTTGTAGTGCTGCTCAAATCATACATGCCTAGTGTCTTAATAGAAATAGGCTTTTTATCAAACCCTAGCGAGCGTGACTACTTGACTAGTAAAAAAGGACACGACGCTGTGGTTAAGAGTATTTATGATGGTATCCTAAAGTATAGGGAAACCAGAGATGTAAATTTATCCACGGTAAGTGATGGAAACACAAGTGGCGTTGCCGTTGATCCAGTGAGCAATGATGCTATTTATAAAGTTCAAATAGCAGCTGGAAGTAAAGCTATTGCGGCAAAATCATACAACTTCAATAAGTTACCTGAAATTAGTCGGGTTAAATCAGGTAATATATATCGTTATTACAGTGGTTCATTTGACTCACTAGAAAAGGCAAATGACTTGAGGGCAAAAGCCATAAAGAAAGGTTATAAAACAGCGTTCATTGTCGTTGTCGAGAATGGCGTGTATAGTAGGTTGTAA
- a CDS encoding (Fe-S)-binding protein, which yields MSETIKVPTVAEYVAQGKQPEVLFWVGCSGSFDDRSKKITKAFVKLLNKAGVEFAVLGAEESCTGDPAKRAGNEFLFQMQAMMNIEVLNGYEIKKIVTACPHCFNTLKNEYPELGGNYEVIHHTSFLKDLIATGKLTIEGGKFKGKKITYHDPCYLGRANDIYEAPRDLIEKLDAALVEMKRSKRNGLCCGAGGAQMFKEPEEGKKDINIERTEEALETGADVIAAACPFCNTMMSDGIKAANKEGQVEVLDLAELIATAEDL from the coding sequence ATGAGTGAGACCATAAAAGTACCAACAGTTGCAGAGTATGTTGCACAAGGCAAACAACCAGAAGTATTATTCTGGGTGGGCTGTAGTGGTAGTTTTGACGATAGGTCAAAGAAGATAACTAAGGCTTTTGTTAAGCTTCTTAACAAGGCAGGCGTCGAGTTTGCAGTATTGGGAGCTGAAGAAAGCTGTACGGGCGACCCTGCAAAACGTGCTGGTAACGAGTTCTTATTCCAGATGCAGGCGATGATGAATATTGAGGTACTCAACGGCTATGAGATCAAGAAAATTGTCACCGCTTGTCCTCACTGTTTTAATACACTTAAAAATGAGTACCCAGAATTAGGCGGTAATTATGAAGTCATTCACCACACCTCATTTCTTAAGGATCTTATCGCAACTGGTAAATTGACAATTGAAGGCGGTAAGTTTAAGGGTAAAAAAATCACCTATCACGATCCATGTTACTTAGGTCGTGCTAACGATATTTATGAGGCACCGCGTGACCTTATAGAAAAGCTAGATGCTGCGCTGGTAGAAATGAAACGCAGTAAGCGTAACGGTTTATGTTGTGGTGCGGGCGGCGCACAAATGTTTAAAGAACCAGAAGAAGGTAAAAAGGACATCAACATTGAACGCACTGAAGAAGCTCTAGAAACAGGTGCAGACGTTATTGCCGCAGCTTGTCCATTTTGTAATACGATGATGAGCGACGGTATCAAGGCTGCTAATAAAGAAGGGCAAGTAGAAGTACTTGACCTAGCCGAACTTATCGCCACTGCCGAAGACTTATAG